TTTGGCTTCGGCTCAGGTTTCGGAATGGGAATCGGTACCGGCTCGGCTTTGGGCGGTTCCGGGGCCACTTCAGGAACCGGTTCCGGTGTGGGTTCCGGTTCCGGCGGGGGCGGTGGTGTCTGGACCGTTGGCGTAGGTTCTGGCTGCACTTCCGGTGCCACCATGCTTACGCTAATCGGTTGTGATGCTTTGGGAACCTCAATGACCTGATGAAACGATGCATAGAGAATGCCAGCAATTACTGTGCCGTGAAGTACCACGGACAACAGCAGAGAAACGGGGGTACGTTTTGGGAAAGGCGTAGTCAGCGTCGTCATAACAGTCATGTTCATTGAGTGAAGCGCAGATTTTAAATGCAAATAGCAATCAGTTTCAATAAGCAGTGTTAAGTGCGTACCAGTAAATGCCTTTTTTAGCCCTATTTGCGCAGAATGGCGTGGGAAATATCTTTCGTTTGCACTCTGTTTACCGATCACTTAACGTGTTTCGCAAATCTGACCAGTATAACGGGAGTTCCCAATCGTGCTTTATGTCATTTATGCGGAAGACAATGCTGATTCACTGGAAAAACGTACTTCTGTACGCCCTGCCCACCTGGCGCGTCTGCAACTGTTGCAGGATGAAGGTCGTCTGATTGTGGCAGGTCCGATGCCTGCGGTTGATAGCAATGATCCCGGTGCCGCCGGTTTTACCGGTTCAACCGTGATTGCCGAGTTCCCATCGCTGGAAGCGGCACAATCCTGGGCCAATGATGACCCGTATATTGCAGCCGGGGTGTATAAGCAGATTGCGGTCAAGCCGTTTAAGCGTGTTTTCTAAAATGTGGCGCGCACTGGCTCTGCTGATCATTGTCTTCGCATTGCTTGGCAGAGCACTCTGGATATGGCGTCGGCAGGGCTTTCGCCGCGCCCGTCAGCACATCGTGATGTTGATTGTGCTGGCCGCCGCGCTACAGATGGTAAACCTGACCTTAGTGTTACGCGGCGTTTAACGCCGCGCTTTCCCATCAGGTATTTTGGGTGATGAACAGGATGGAGCGGCGGTGTTGCTGCGCAACCTGGTGACGAATGGCGTGAATTCGTTTATAGCGCCGGGATTGCCCTTCCAGCCAGCGCGCACGACGGCGCTGCACCTGACGTAACATTCTCCAGCGAGCCACTTCATTTCTGCTTCGTCTCATCACATCCTCTCTGACTGGCTAATCACCGGCTCGCATTATAGTGATCTGCCATAAAATGCCAATTCGAATCGCTTATCGTTAACCCGTTATGATTAAAGGTTTCGCTACTGTTCATCAACACGTAAACTTTGCTCATCAAAGCGCGAACGGGACGTCCACTTAATGACCACATTTTATACCCTGATCAGTTGGTTACTACTGTTTGGCTACTGGTTGCTCATTGCGGGTGTGACACTGCGAATTCTGATGAAACGCCGTGCTGTCACGTCTGCCATGGCCTGGTTGCTGGTCATCTATATTCTGCCGCTGGTGGGTATTATTGCGTATCTGTCATTTGGTGAACTGCATCTGGGCAAGCGCCGTGCGGAACGGGCGCGCACCATGTGGCCGTCAACGGCCAAATGGCTCAACGACCTGAAACAATGCCGCCATATCTTCGCCACGGAACACAGCGATGTCGCCCTGTCCTTGTTCCAGCTGTGCCACCATCGTCAGGGTATTGCCGGTGTGAAAGGCAACCAGCTGCAGTTGCTGACCAATTCCGATGATGTGATGCATGCCTTAATCCGCGATATTCAGCTGGCTCGCCACAATATCGAGATGGTGTTCTATATCTGGCAACCCGGCGGGCTGGCGGATGAAGTGGCTGAATCGCTGATGGCGGCATCACGTCGCGGCGTGCACTGCCGCCTGATGCTCGATTCCGCAGGCAGCGTGGCCTTTTTCCGCAGTTCGTGGCCCGGCATGATGCGCAATGCGGGTATCGATGTGGTAGAGGCGTTACAGGTCAGCCTGCTGCGTGTGTTCCTGCGCCGCATGGATTTGCGCCAGCATCGCAAGGTGGTGCTGATTGATAACTACATTGCCTACACAGGCAGCATGAATCTGGTTGATCCACGCTTCTTTAAACAGGATGCGGGAGTGGGTCAATGGATTGATATGATGGCCCGTATGGAAGGCCCGGTCGCCACCACCATGGGCATTGTCTACTCATGCGACTGGGAGATTGAAACCGGCAAGCGCATCCTGCCGCCCGCCCCTGATGCCAATATCATGCCGTTTGAGCAGGAGAGTGGTCACATCATTCAGGTGATTGCTTCCGGTCCCGGCTTCCCGGAGGACATGATCCATCAGGCGTTGTTAACGGCGGTCTATTCCGCACGCCACCAGTTGATCATGACGACCCCCTACTTCGTGCCCAGCGATGATTTGCTGCATGCCATTTGTACTGCGGCGCTGCGCGGGGTGGAAGTCAGCATTATTGTGCCACGGCATAACGATTCCCTGCTGGTGGGCTGGGCCAGCCGCGCCTTCTTCACCGAGCTGCTGGAAGCCGGGGTGAAGATTTATCAGTTCGAGGATGGGCTGTTACATACCAAGAGCGTGCTGGTCGATGGTCAGCTCAGCCTGGTGGGCACCGTGAATCTGGATATGCGCAGCCTGTGGCTCAATTTTGAGATTACCCTGGTGGTGGATGATGCCGGGTTTGGCAGCGATCTTGCTTGTGTCCAGGATGACTATATCGCCCGCTCACGCCTGCTGGATGGCGCTCGCTGGGCAAAACGTGCCTGGTGGCAGCGCATCGTCGAACGACTGTTTTACTTCTTCAGTCCTTTACTGTAAAACGAGCGGAAATATTTACCGCCGCAGGGCACGCAAATGACCATGGATTTAAATAATCGCCTGACCGAAGATGAAACGCTGGAGCAGGCTTACGATATTTTTCTGGAACTGGCAGGTGACAACCTCGATCCGGCCGATATCATTCTGTTCAATTTACAGTTTGAGGAACGGGGTGGCGCGGAGCTGTTCGATCCCTCGGAAGACTGGCAGGAACACGTCGATTTCGACCTGAACCCTGACTTTTTCTCTGAAGTGGTGATTGGACTCGGTGAGGCGGACGGGGAGCCGATTACCGATGTCTTTGCGCGCGTTCTGCTGTGTCGCGAGAAAGACCATAAACTCTGCCATATCCTGTGGCGCGAGTAAGGTTAACCAAATAACGCCGGGCAATTGCCCGGCGTTTTGTTTTACATCGGGTCCACCTTCAGACAGGACACCGCATGGCGGAAGCTGCCTTCAAGTAATGGACGCGTTTTCGCGCACTCTGGCCCGGCAATCGGGCAGCGAGTACGGAATACGCAACCTGATGGTGGATTGATCGGCGACGGCAGCTCTCCTTCCAGCAACTGGATCTGTTTATTCTTTTCCAGATCCGGGTCGGGAATCGGCACCGCCGACATCAGCGCGCGGGTATAAGGATGCTGCGGGTTGTTGTACACCGCATCATACGTCCCCAGTTCCACCGCATGGCCGAGGTACATCACCAGCACGCGGTCGGAGATGTGTTTCACCACCGCCAGATCGTGGGCAATGAAGATCAGCGATAACCCCATCTCACGTTGCAGCTGCTGCAACAGGTTCACCACTTGCGCCTGAATTGACACATCAAGTGCCGATACTGGCTCATCACAAATGATCAGTTTCGGTTCCAGAATCAGCGCGCGAGCGATCCCAATACGCTGGCACTGGCCACCGGAGAACTCGTGAGGATAACGGTTGATAAGGTTGGGCAGCAGGCCAACCTTCATCATCATGTTTTTAACCTTATCCTTCACTTCCTGACGTGACATCTTCGGATGATAGGTACGCAGCGGCTCCGCAATAATATCGCCGATGGTCATACGCGGGTTGAGCGACGCTAACGGGTCCTGGAAGATCATCTGGATATCGCTGCGCGCATTGCGCCACTCTTCCTGACTCTGTCCCAGCAGATCCCGCCCCAGCCAGGCAACACGCCCTTCGGTGGCCTTCACCAGCCCGATAATGGCACGCGCCAGCGTTGATTTACCGCAGCCAGATTCCCCGACCACGCCCAGGGTCTCCCCTTCATATAAGCGCAGGCTGACGCCATCGACCGCTTTCAGGGTCTTGGCGGGCTGCCAGAACCACTGCTTGCCATCTTTGATCTCGAAATGCACCTTCAGATCGGCGATTTCCAGTAACACTTTCTTTTCCGCTACGGTGTTCATACTAATTCCTCCACCGGCTTAAAGCAGGCACGCAGGCGTCCTTCG
This genomic stretch from Pantoea cypripedii harbors:
- a CDS encoding YciI family protein, producing the protein MLYVIYAEDNADSLEKRTSVRPAHLARLQLLQDEGRLIVAGPMPAVDSNDPGAAGFTGSTVIAEFPSLEAAQSWANDDPYIAAGVYKQIAVKPFKRVF
- a CDS encoding YciY family protein, whose amino-acid sequence is MRRSRNEVARWRMLRQVQRRRARWLEGQSRRYKRIHAIRHQVAQQHRRSILFITQNT
- the cls gene encoding cardiolipin synthase, producing MTTFYTLISWLLLFGYWLLIAGVTLRILMKRRAVTSAMAWLLVIYILPLVGIIAYLSFGELHLGKRRAERARTMWPSTAKWLNDLKQCRHIFATEHSDVALSLFQLCHHRQGIAGVKGNQLQLLTNSDDVMHALIRDIQLARHNIEMVFYIWQPGGLADEVAESLMAASRRGVHCRLMLDSAGSVAFFRSSWPGMMRNAGIDVVEALQVSLLRVFLRRMDLRQHRKVVLIDNYIAYTGSMNLVDPRFFKQDAGVGQWIDMMARMEGPVATTMGIVYSCDWEIETGKRILPPAPDANIMPFEQESGHIIQVIASGPGFPEDMIHQALLTAVYSARHQLIMTTPYFVPSDDLLHAICTAALRGVEVSIIVPRHNDSLLVGWASRAFFTELLEAGVKIYQFEDGLLHTKSVLVDGQLSLVGTVNLDMRSLWLNFEITLVVDDAGFGSDLACVQDDYIARSRLLDGARWAKRAWWQRIVERLFYFFSPLL
- a CDS encoding HI1450 family dsDNA-mimic protein; the protein is MTMDLNNRLTEDETLEQAYDIFLELAGDNLDPADIILFNLQFEERGGAELFDPSEDWQEHVDFDLNPDFFSEVVIGLGEADGEPITDVFARVLLCREKDHKLCHILWRE
- the oppF gene encoding murein tripeptide/oligopeptide ABC transporter ATP binding protein OppF, whose translation is MNTVAEKKVLLEIADLKVHFEIKDGKQWFWQPAKTLKAVDGVSLRLYEGETLGVVGESGCGKSTLARAIIGLVKATEGRVAWLGRDLLGQSQEEWRNARSDIQMIFQDPLASLNPRMTIGDIIAEPLRTYHPKMSRQEVKDKVKNMMMKVGLLPNLINRYPHEFSGGQCQRIGIARALILEPKLIICDEPVSALDVSIQAQVVNLLQQLQREMGLSLIFIAHDLAVVKHISDRVLVMYLGHAVELGTYDAVYNNPQHPYTRALMSAVPIPDPDLEKNKQIQLLEGELPSPINPPSGCVFRTRCPIAGPECAKTRPLLEGSFRHAVSCLKVDPM